Proteins encoded within one genomic window of Thermus oshimai DSM 12092:
- a CDS encoding FAD-binding protein — MLRPKTPEEVQEAVLAHPRLRVRGGGSKPALSGPEEGEALLDLSELKGVVEYDPEELVLVARAGTRVAEVEALLKAHGQHLPFHPPLSAPGATLGGTVAAGLSGPLAQRFGGVRDFLLGVRFVDGQGRLLKGGGKVVKNAAGFPFHRLMVGALGAFGVLVELAFKVFPAPPATRTLRVAFPSLEEALSALERLLLAPLDLMALDLLPPNALEVRIGGFPEALGPRLEKLKRLLGRDGEVLEEDEAHWEGVRNLAFLEGPLLLKVPSRLDLIPLLEGLPLGRRRYLLGGNVLYAEGDGEALKALRARGLAHLVLKGAEDPLFPRPQNPFFQKVKAALDPLGRFPLR; from the coding sequence ATGCTTAGGCCCAAGACCCCGGAGGAGGTGCAGGAGGCCGTCCTCGCCCACCCCAGGCTCCGGGTCCGGGGGGGCGGGAGCAAGCCCGCCCTTTCGGGGCCGGAGGAAGGGGAGGCCCTTTTGGACCTCTCCGAGCTCAAGGGCGTGGTGGAGTACGACCCCGAGGAACTGGTCCTGGTGGCCCGGGCCGGGACGCGGGTGGCGGAGGTGGAGGCCCTCCTCAAGGCCCACGGCCAGCACCTCCCCTTCCACCCGCCCCTTTCCGCCCCCGGGGCCACCTTGGGGGGCACGGTGGCCGCGGGGCTTTCCGGCCCCCTGGCCCAGCGGTTTGGGGGGGTGAGGGACTTCCTCCTCGGGGTGCGGTTCGTGGACGGCCAGGGCCGGCTTCTGAAGGGGGGCGGCAAGGTGGTGAAGAACGCCGCCGGCTTCCCCTTCCACCGGCTCATGGTGGGGGCCCTGGGGGCCTTTGGGGTCCTGGTGGAGCTGGCCTTCAAGGTCTTCCCCGCGCCCCCCGCCACCCGCACCCTACGGGTGGCCTTCCCCTCCCTGGAGGAGGCCCTCTCCGCCCTGGAAAGGCTCCTCCTCGCCCCCCTGGACCTCATGGCCTTAGACCTCCTCCCCCCAAACGCCCTCGAGGTCCGCATCGGGGGCTTCCCGGAAGCCCTCGGCCCCAGGCTGGAAAAGCTCAAGCGCCTCCTCGGGCGGGACGGGGAGGTCCTGGAGGAGGACGAGGCCCACTGGGAAGGGGTGCGGAACCTGGCCTTTTTGGAAGGCCCCCTCCTCCTAAAAGTGCCAAGCCGCCTGGACCTCATCCCCCTCCTGGAGGGCCTGCCCCTGGGGAGGCGGCGCTACCTCCTGGGGGGCAACGTCCTCTACGCGGAAGGGGACGGGGAGGCCCTAAAGGCCCTTAGGGCAAGGGGCCTCGCCCACCTGGTCCTGAAGGGGGCGGAAGACCCCCTCTTCCCGAGGCCCCAAAACCCCTTCTTCCAGAAGGTCAAAGCGGCCCTGGACCCTCTGGGGCGCTTCCCCTTAAGGTGA
- a CDS encoding FAD-linked oxidase C-terminal domain-containing protein → MEILRELKALFGPRLLTKEAELAPYESDALTAYRERPLAVVLPERKEEVVEAVRICRRHGVPFVARGSGTSLSGGSLPVRGGVVIALNRLNRILKLDPKARLAVVEPGVVNLEVSRRAAPFGLYYAPDPSSQPVSTIGGNVAFNSGGAHCLRYGMTANHVLGLEVVTPEGEVVRLGGEGLEGVGPDLHGFFVGTEGLLGIALEITLRLLPRPEAYHTLLAAYPSLEAAGEAVARVLRSGLLPGAIEIMDRLAIEAAEAAVRAGYPKAEALLIVELEGEREEVAEGARRLAEVIAESGAEEVRIARDEAERQAIWKGRKAAFSAVGRLSPDYIVQDGVVPRTRLAEALREIGRLSEAYGLRVANVFHAGDGNLHPLVLYDGKRPGELERAEALAGEILRLCLRLGGSITGEHGVGMEKRAYLAEMFSPLEIAAMEEVKAGLDPLGLANRGKVFPPKEEAHA, encoded by the coding sequence ATGGAAATCCTCAGGGAGCTCAAGGCCCTCTTCGGCCCCCGCCTCCTCACCAAAGAGGCGGAGCTTGCCCCGTACGAGTCGGACGCCCTCACCGCCTACCGGGAAAGGCCCCTCGCGGTGGTCCTCCCCGAGCGCAAGGAGGAGGTGGTGGAGGCGGTAAGGATCTGCCGCCGCCACGGGGTGCCCTTCGTGGCCCGGGGGAGCGGCACCAGCCTCTCCGGGGGGTCCTTGCCGGTGCGGGGAGGGGTGGTCATCGCCCTAAACCGCCTGAACCGCATCCTGAAGCTGGACCCCAAAGCGCGCCTCGCGGTGGTGGAGCCCGGGGTGGTGAACCTGGAGGTGTCCCGAAGGGCGGCCCCCTTCGGCCTCTACTACGCCCCCGACCCCTCCAGCCAGCCCGTCTCCACCATCGGGGGGAACGTGGCCTTCAACTCCGGGGGGGCCCACTGCCTGCGCTACGGCATGACCGCGAACCACGTCCTGGGCCTCGAGGTGGTGACCCCGGAGGGGGAGGTGGTGCGGCTCGGGGGGGAGGGGCTTGAAGGGGTGGGGCCGGACCTTCACGGGTTCTTCGTGGGCACGGAAGGCCTCCTGGGCATCGCCCTGGAGATCACCCTGCGCCTCCTCCCGCGCCCCGAGGCCTACCACACCCTGCTGGCCGCCTACCCGAGCCTCGAGGCCGCCGGAGAGGCGGTGGCCCGGGTCCTCCGCTCGGGCCTCCTCCCGGGGGCCATAGAGATCATGGACCGCCTGGCCATCGAGGCCGCGGAGGCCGCGGTGCGGGCGGGCTACCCCAAAGCGGAGGCCCTCCTCATCGTGGAGCTGGAAGGGGAAAGGGAGGAGGTGGCCGAGGGGGCGAGGCGCCTAGCAGAGGTCATCGCGGAAAGCGGGGCGGAGGAGGTGCGCATCGCCCGGGACGAAGCCGAGCGCCAGGCCATCTGGAAAGGCCGCAAGGCGGCCTTCAGCGCCGTGGGCCGGCTTTCCCCGGACTACATCGTCCAGGACGGGGTGGTGCCGAGAACCCGCCTGGCGGAGGCCCTGAGGGAGATCGGAAGGCTCTCCGAGGCCTACGGCCTCCGGGTGGCCAACGTCTTCCACGCGGGGGACGGGAACCTCCACCCCCTCGTCCTCTACGACGGCAAGCGCCCGGGGGAGCTGGAGCGGGCGGAGGCCCTGGCCGGGGAGATCCTCAGGCTTTGCCTCCGCCTCGGGGGCTCCATCACCGGGGAGCACGGGGTGGGGATGGAGAAAAGGGCCTACCTGGCGGAGATGTTTAGCCCCCTAGAGATCGCCGCCATGGAGGAGGTGAAGGCCGGGCTGGACCCTCTCGGCCTCGCCAACCGGGGCAAGGTCTTCCCCCCCAAGGAGGAGGCCCATGCTTAG
- a CDS encoding alpha/beta hydrolase: protein MAGVLLLHGLSSHPVLTLGPLPGALRAAGYAVAQPALPGHGTRPEDLRGVGWRDWYGKALEAYRALPEPKGVVGLSMGALLAAMLAAEEGASFLVALAPALVLRNPLAGLAPYLHPLIPKAPRTRSVSDAKRRRASPNYPWIPTSAVAELVRLQKAVDPLLPKVQAPALVVQALWDTTLSPKGVKRFYERLGSERKDLVAYESEHDLLLDLKAEEVARDVALWIRGVLPP, encoded by the coding sequence ATGGCGGGCGTCCTCCTCCTCCACGGGCTTTCCTCCCACCCCGTCCTCACCCTGGGGCCCCTGCCCGGGGCGCTAAGGGCGGCGGGGTACGCCGTGGCCCAGCCCGCCCTGCCCGGCCACGGGACCCGGCCCGAGGACCTTAGGGGGGTGGGCTGGAGGGACTGGTACGGGAAGGCCCTGGAGGCCTACCGCGCCCTCCCCGAACCCAAAGGGGTGGTGGGGCTTTCCATGGGGGCCCTCCTCGCCGCCATGCTCGCGGCGGAGGAGGGGGCCTCCTTCCTGGTGGCCCTGGCCCCGGCCCTGGTCCTGAGGAACCCCCTGGCGGGCCTCGCCCCCTACCTCCACCCCCTCATCCCCAAGGCCCCCCGCACCCGCTCCGTCTCCGACGCAAAAAGGCGGCGGGCAAGCCCCAACTACCCCTGGATCCCCACCTCCGCGGTGGCGGAGCTCGTAAGGCTCCAGAAGGCGGTGGACCCCCTTCTCCCCAAGGTGCAGGCCCCCGCCTTGGTGGTCCAGGCCCTCTGGGACACCACCCTTTCCCCCAAGGGGGTAAAGCGCTTTTACGAACGCTTGGGGAGCGAAAGAAAAGACCTGGTCGCTTATGAGAGCGAGCACGACCTCCTCCTGGACCTCAAGGCGGAGGAGGTGGCGCGGGACGTGGCCTTATGGATCCGGGGGGTTCTCCCCCCTTAG
- the aceB gene encoding malate synthase A encodes MKGVEIRKDHPLLGEVLTEEALRFVVALHREFNPVRKGLLARRQELWARYKAGERPDFLESTRFVRGGSWRVAEAPEDLQDRRVEITGPVERKMIVNALNSGAKVFMADFEDALSPTWDNVIRGQKNLMDAVRRQIDFVSPEGKEYRLKEKVATLVVRPRGWHLHEKHVYVDGEPISASLFDFGLYFFHNAHELLKRGSGPYFYLPKLESHLEARLWNEVFNFAQDYLGLPRGTIRATVLIETILAAFEMEEILYELKEHAAGLNAGRWDYIFSCIKKFATTAPIFPDRAQVTMTVPFMKAYTELLVKSCHLHEAHAIGGMAAFIPSRKDPEVNERALKQVRADKEREAGQGFDGTWVAHPDLVPVAMEVFDRFLGDKPHQKHVKREDVRVGAEDLLDFQVPGGKVTEAGFRNNVSVALQYLNQWLLGNGAAAIFNLMEDAATAEIARAQLWQWVHRGATLEDGRPVTPELYQKVKEEELQKLGGREAGRYREAEEILDKLVLSEEFIEFLTLVAYEYID; translated from the coding sequence ATGAAGGGCGTGGAGATCAGGAAGGACCACCCCCTCTTAGGGGAGGTGCTCACGGAAGAGGCCCTTAGGTTCGTGGTGGCCCTGCACCGGGAGTTCAACCCCGTGCGCAAAGGCCTCCTGGCCCGCCGGCAGGAGCTTTGGGCGCGCTACAAAGCGGGGGAGAGGCCGGACTTCCTGGAGTCCACCCGCTTCGTGCGGGGGGGGAGCTGGCGGGTGGCCGAGGCCCCGGAGGACCTACAGGACCGCCGGGTGGAGATCACGGGCCCCGTGGAGCGGAAGATGATCGTGAACGCCCTAAACTCCGGGGCCAAGGTCTTCATGGCGGACTTTGAGGACGCCCTCTCCCCCACCTGGGACAACGTCATCCGCGGGCAGAAGAACCTCATGGACGCGGTGCGCCGCCAAATAGACTTCGTCTCCCCCGAGGGGAAGGAGTACAGGCTCAAGGAAAAGGTGGCCACCCTGGTGGTGCGCCCAAGGGGCTGGCACCTTCATGAAAAGCACGTCTACGTGGACGGGGAGCCCATCTCCGCCAGCCTCTTTGACTTCGGCCTCTACTTCTTCCACAACGCCCACGAGCTCCTAAAGCGGGGGAGCGGGCCCTACTTCTACCTGCCCAAGCTGGAGAGCCACCTGGAGGCCCGGCTTTGGAACGAGGTCTTCAACTTCGCCCAGGACTACCTGGGCCTCCCCCGGGGGACGATCCGGGCCACGGTCCTCATCGAGACCATCCTGGCGGCCTTTGAGATGGAGGAGATCCTCTACGAGCTTAAGGAGCACGCCGCCGGGCTCAACGCCGGCCGCTGGGACTACATCTTCAGCTGCATCAAGAAGTTCGCCACCACCGCCCCCATCTTCCCCGACCGGGCCCAGGTCACCATGACCGTGCCCTTCATGAAGGCCTACACCGAGCTTCTGGTGAAGAGCTGCCACCTCCACGAGGCCCACGCCATCGGGGGGATGGCGGCCTTCATCCCGAGCCGCAAGGACCCCGAGGTGAACGAGCGGGCCTTAAAGCAGGTGCGGGCGGATAAGGAGCGGGAGGCAGGCCAGGGGTTTGACGGCACCTGGGTGGCCCACCCCGACCTGGTGCCGGTGGCCATGGAGGTCTTTGACCGCTTCCTGGGGGATAAGCCCCACCAGAAGCATGTGAAGCGGGAGGACGTAAGGGTGGGGGCGGAGGACCTCCTGGACTTCCAGGTCCCCGGGGGGAAGGTGACGGAAGCGGGCTTTAGGAACAACGTCTCCGTGGCCCTCCAGTACCTGAACCAGTGGCTTCTCGGCAACGGGGCCGCGGCCATCTTCAACCTCATGGAGGACGCGGCCACGGCGGAGATCGCAAGGGCCCAGCTCTGGCAGTGGGTCCACCGGGGGGCCACCCTGGAGGACGGCCGCCCGGTGACGCCCGAGCTCTACCAGAAGGTGAAGGAGGAGGAGCTCCAAAAGCTTGGGGGCCGGGAGGCGGGCCGGTATAGGGAGGCCGAAGAGATCCTGGACAAGCTGGTCCTTTCGGAAGAGTTCATTGAGTTCCTCACCCTGGTGGCCTACGAGTACATCGACTGA